One Myxococcus xanthus DNA segment encodes these proteins:
- a CDS encoding glycoside hydrolase family 16 protein, producing the protein MHKRHALRSMLWAASSLALVGGCSPEPELSDAEALPLVTQEQGERAYDPGPGWNLAWQDDFTGNSLNSANWTVLTSNFDPVTNNCNFGTGELEFPRAQNVTVAGGKLILTAQRTADAPFDSRCAGYGPRSYYSGRIHSKGKVERRYGKLVASIKVPSGYGMWPAFWTLGANISNVGWPRSGEIDILEWHSNDASWMKSAAHWFANGAQQSWGTGANRGYSIADGFHTYEVEWTANRMIFRLDGEIRGNEFAHNEAAFQQNHYILLNLALGGNWYGHPHPDAIGLPWGQTKTMEVEWVRWYQPGSTPPPASLTNASFENGMTGWATWSPNGTEAADFSETYNGGRTGAYHLTHWTNGTPFEVWTYQPVPGLASGTYKVRAWVRKSGGFDLSRLQAKTCGECAPVFTNLGNHGDWTMVETPPISVTGGYLELGFHTRATSGNSANFIHMDDVELIRL; encoded by the coding sequence ATGCACAAACGACACGCATTGCGTTCGATGTTGTGGGCCGCGAGCAGTCTGGCGTTGGTTGGCGGCTGTTCCCCGGAGCCGGAACTGTCCGACGCGGAAGCCCTTCCCCTGGTGACGCAGGAGCAAGGCGAGCGGGCCTATGACCCAGGACCGGGCTGGAACCTGGCGTGGCAGGACGACTTCACGGGCAACAGCCTCAACTCGGCCAACTGGACGGTGCTGACGAGCAACTTCGACCCTGTCACCAACAACTGCAACTTCGGCACGGGGGAGCTGGAGTTCCCCCGCGCGCAGAACGTCACCGTCGCTGGCGGCAAGCTCATCCTCACCGCGCAGCGGACGGCGGACGCGCCGTTTGACTCACGCTGCGCGGGTTACGGGCCACGTTCGTACTACTCGGGCCGCATCCACTCGAAGGGCAAGGTGGAGCGCCGCTACGGCAAGCTGGTGGCGAGCATCAAGGTACCGTCCGGCTATGGCATGTGGCCCGCGTTCTGGACGCTGGGCGCGAACATCTCCAACGTCGGGTGGCCCCGGAGCGGCGAAATCGACATCCTCGAGTGGCACTCCAACGACGCGTCGTGGATGAAGTCCGCCGCGCACTGGTTCGCCAATGGCGCGCAGCAGAGCTGGGGCACGGGCGCGAACCGCGGGTACAGCATCGCGGATGGCTTCCACACGTACGAGGTGGAGTGGACGGCCAACCGGATGATCTTCCGCCTGGACGGCGAGATTCGCGGCAACGAGTTCGCCCACAACGAGGCGGCCTTCCAGCAGAACCACTACATCCTCCTGAACCTCGCCCTGGGCGGGAACTGGTACGGCCACCCGCACCCGGATGCGATTGGTCTGCCCTGGGGCCAGACGAAGACGATGGAGGTGGAGTGGGTGCGCTGGTACCAGCCGGGGAGCACGCCGCCGCCCGCGTCACTCACCAACGCCAGCTTCGAGAACGGCATGACGGGCTGGGCCACCTGGAGCCCCAACGGCACCGAGGCCGCGGACTTCAGCGAGACGTACAACGGGGGCCGCACCGGCGCCTATCACCTGACGCACTGGACGAATGGCACGCCCTTCGAGGTCTGGACGTACCAGCCGGTGCCGGGCCTCGCATCGGGCACATACAAGGTCCGCGCGTGGGTGCGAAAGAGCGGCGGGTTTGACCTGTCGCGCCTCCAGGCCAAGACGTGTGGCGAGTGCGCGCCCGTGTTCACCAACCTGGGGAACCATGGCGACTGGACGATGGTGGAGACGCCGCCCATCTCCGTGACGGGAGGCTACCTGGAGCTGGGCTTCCACACCCGCGCCACGTCGGGCAACTCCGCCAACTTCATCCACATGGATGACGTGGAGCTCATCCGCCTCTAG
- a CDS encoding sulfate/molybdate ABC transporter ATP-binding protein, translated as MSIVVEQLARRFNRGGSPAVSKVSFQAPEGAITSLLGPSGAGKSTLLRLIAGLEIPDEGRVLIDGVDSTQMPVQQRGVGVVFQSYALFKHLTVRQNVAFGLEVRRVPKAEREARVEEMLRMVQLEHLGGRYPGQLSGGQRQRVAFARALAIRPRVLLLDEPFGALDTRVREELREWLHALHERTRLTTLLVTHDQQEALEISQHVVVLSEGRVAQAGSPSDIYDRPASPFVASFIGGASVLRGHVQAGRAAMGALSVTAPAAAREGEPVHAFVRPHDIKLAKAVAGAASASTATGRVERLKPVGGYVKVFLRLPSGDEVTVEVPRSEFDALGVAEGDSVRADVRSATVFVGDYSI; from the coding sequence ATGAGCATCGTCGTCGAACAGCTCGCCCGTCGGTTCAATCGGGGTGGCAGTCCCGCCGTGTCCAAGGTGTCCTTCCAGGCCCCCGAAGGTGCCATCACCTCGCTGCTGGGGCCGTCCGGCGCGGGCAAGTCCACGTTGCTGCGGCTCATCGCCGGGCTGGAGATTCCCGACGAGGGCCGTGTCCTCATCGACGGCGTGGACAGCACGCAGATGCCCGTGCAGCAGCGTGGCGTGGGGGTGGTCTTCCAGAGCTACGCGCTCTTCAAGCACCTCACGGTCCGGCAGAACGTGGCCTTTGGCCTGGAGGTCCGGCGCGTTCCCAAGGCGGAGCGCGAGGCCCGTGTGGAGGAGATGCTCCGCATGGTGCAACTGGAGCACCTGGGCGGCCGCTATCCCGGCCAGCTCTCCGGCGGGCAGCGGCAGCGCGTGGCCTTCGCACGCGCCCTGGCCATCCGCCCCCGCGTGCTGCTGCTGGACGAGCCCTTCGGCGCGCTGGACACGCGGGTGCGCGAGGAGCTTCGGGAATGGCTCCATGCCCTGCACGAGCGCACGCGGTTGACGACGTTGCTGGTGACGCACGATCAGCAGGAGGCCTTGGAGATATCCCAGCACGTGGTGGTGCTGAGCGAGGGCCGCGTGGCCCAGGCGGGCTCTCCCTCGGACATCTACGACCGGCCCGCGTCCCCCTTCGTCGCCTCATTCATTGGAGGCGCCAGCGTGCTGCGTGGCCACGTCCAGGCGGGCAGGGCGGCCATGGGGGCGCTGTCCGTGACGGCTCCCGCCGCCGCGCGCGAGGGCGAGCCGGTGCATGCCTTTGTCCGTCCGCATGACATCAAGCTGGCGAAGGCAGTCGCGGGCGCGGCGAGCGCGTCCACCGCCACCGGCCGCGTCGAGCGGCTCAAACCCGTGGGAGGCTACGTGAAGGTGTTCCTTCGCCTACCAAGCGGGGACGAAGTCACGGTGGAGGTGCCGCGCTCGGAGTTCGACGCGCTGGGCGTGGCGGAGGGGGACTCCGTGCGCGCCGACGTCCGGTCCGCCACCGTCTTCGTGGGGGACTACTCCATCTAG
- the cysW gene encoding sulfate ABC transporter permease subunit CysW, with protein sequence MHPSTLVLRRSARSLSGPAFVRWGLIGAAVLLLGVFLIVPLVAVFTFAFQKGWEAYVAALTYPTALAAMRLTLLAAAIAVPFNLVFGLAASWLIARFQFRGRSLLMTLIDLPFSVSPVIAGLIFVLLFGRQGWLGPWLLDHDVRVIFAVPGIVLATVFVTFPFVAREVLPVMEAQGSDEEEAALTLGASGWRTFLTVTLPKVKWGVLYGVILCNARAMGEFGAVSVVSGHVRGVTTTLPLHAEILYNEYDLAGAFAVASLLTLLALVTLVVKKFVEWRSQPS encoded by the coding sequence ATGCATCCGTCCACCCTTGTCTTGCGCCGAAGCGCGCGCAGTCTGAGCGGCCCGGCGTTCGTCCGTTGGGGGCTCATCGGCGCGGCGGTGCTGCTGTTGGGCGTCTTCCTCATCGTCCCTCTGGTGGCCGTCTTCACCTTCGCCTTCCAGAAGGGCTGGGAGGCCTACGTCGCCGCCCTGACGTACCCGACGGCGCTGGCGGCCATGCGGCTGACGCTGCTGGCCGCGGCCATCGCCGTGCCCTTCAACCTCGTCTTCGGCCTGGCCGCGTCGTGGCTCATCGCGCGGTTCCAATTCCGGGGACGCTCGTTGTTGATGACGCTCATCGACCTGCCCTTCAGCGTGTCACCCGTCATCGCGGGGCTCATCTTCGTGCTGCTCTTCGGCCGGCAGGGCTGGCTGGGGCCGTGGCTCCTGGACCACGACGTCCGCGTCATCTTCGCCGTGCCCGGCATCGTCCTGGCCACGGTGTTCGTCACCTTCCCCTTCGTCGCACGGGAGGTGCTGCCCGTGATGGAGGCCCAGGGCAGCGATGAAGAAGAGGCGGCGCTGACGCTGGGCGCGAGCGGCTGGCGCACCTTCCTGACCGTCACGCTGCCGAAGGTGAAGTGGGGCGTGCTTTACGGCGTCATCCTCTGCAACGCGCGAGCAATGGGTGAGTTCGGCGCCGTGTCCGTGGTGTCCGGCCACGTGCGCGGAGTGACCACGACGCTGCCGCTGCACGCGGAGATTCTCTACAACGAGTACGACCTGGCCGGCGCGTTCGCCGTGGCGTCGCTGCTGACGCTGCTCGCGCTCGTGACGTTGGTGGTGAAGAAGTTCGTGGAGTGGAGGAGTCAGCCGTCATGA
- the cysT gene encoding sulfate ABC transporter permease subunit CysT encodes MSRPTRHQVLPGFRLSLGFSWFYLGLIVLIPLSSLFLRTFSLSWEEFWGTVTTPRALAAYRLSFGASLAAALANVVFGLLVAWVLVRYRFPGRDVLESLVDLPFALPTAVAGLTLTTLFSAKGWYGQHLEALGLKVAYTSVGVAIALTFIGLPFVVRTVQPVLEDIDVDVEEAAATLGASPWQTFRRVLFPALFPALLSGFTLAFARALGEYGSVVFISGNMPLRTEIVPLLIITRLEQFDYAGATAIAIVMLGASFSLLLAVNLLHRWSQRRLEARPGA; translated from the coding sequence ATGTCCCGTCCTACTCGCCACCAGGTGCTCCCGGGGTTCCGTCTGTCGCTGGGCTTCAGTTGGTTCTACCTGGGCCTCATCGTCCTCATTCCGCTCTCCAGCCTCTTCCTGCGGACCTTTTCCCTGAGCTGGGAGGAGTTCTGGGGCACCGTGACGACGCCGCGCGCGCTCGCCGCGTACCGGCTCAGCTTCGGGGCCTCGCTGGCCGCCGCGCTCGCCAACGTCGTCTTCGGCCTGCTGGTGGCTTGGGTGCTGGTTCGCTACCGCTTCCCCGGCCGCGACGTGCTGGAGTCCCTGGTGGACCTGCCCTTCGCGCTGCCCACCGCCGTGGCCGGGCTCACGCTCACGACGCTGTTCTCCGCGAAGGGGTGGTACGGCCAGCACCTCGAAGCACTGGGGCTCAAGGTGGCCTACACGTCCGTGGGCGTGGCCATCGCGCTGACGTTCATCGGGTTGCCCTTCGTGGTGCGCACCGTGCAACCCGTGCTGGAGGACATCGACGTGGACGTGGAGGAGGCCGCGGCCACGCTGGGCGCCTCTCCGTGGCAGACCTTCCGACGCGTCCTCTTTCCCGCGCTCTTCCCCGCGCTGCTCAGCGGCTTCACGCTGGCCTTCGCCCGCGCGCTGGGGGAGTACGGCTCCGTCGTCTTCATCTCCGGCAACATGCCGCTGCGCACGGAGATTGTCCCGCTGCTCATTATCACCCGGCTGGAGCAGTTCGACTACGCGGGGGCGACGGCCATCGCCATCGTCATGCTGGGGGCGTCGTTCTCACTGCTGCTGGCCGTCAACCTGCTCCATCGCTGGAGCCAGCGCCGGCTGGAAGCCCGGCCGGGAGCGTGA
- a CDS encoding sulfate ABC transporter substrate-binding protein, with protein sequence MPLALLLSVAGCSRSSSDASPDGTVTLLNVSYDPTRELYEDFNAAFAKHWAATRGQQVSIQQSHGGSGKQARSVIEGLRADVVTLALAYDVDMLHEKAQLLPADWQERLPHNSAPYTSTIVFVVRQGNPKGIRDWDDLVREDVTVITPNPKTSGGARWNYLAAWGQALRGEGGSEARAQAYVEKLFRNVPVLDSGARGATTTFAERGLGDVLLAWENEASLLIREVGQARFEVVIPSVSILAEPPVAVVDPNVDRKGTRAVAEAYLAYLYSDEGQEIAARHHFRPRSEVVAARHVSDFPGLKRLTLAEVAGDWRRAQATHFADGGLFDRIYAPRAD encoded by the coding sequence ATGCCGTTGGCCCTGCTGCTGTCCGTGGCGGGCTGTTCGCGCTCGTCCAGTGATGCGTCACCCGACGGGACGGTGACGTTGCTCAACGTCTCCTATGACCCCACGCGGGAGCTCTACGAGGACTTCAACGCGGCCTTCGCGAAGCACTGGGCGGCCACGCGTGGCCAGCAGGTGTCCATCCAGCAGTCCCACGGCGGCTCCGGCAAGCAGGCCCGGTCCGTCATCGAAGGACTGCGGGCGGACGTGGTGACGCTGGCGCTCGCGTACGACGTGGACATGCTGCACGAGAAGGCGCAGCTCCTTCCGGCGGACTGGCAGGAACGGCTGCCCCACAACAGCGCGCCGTATACGTCCACCATCGTCTTCGTGGTGCGCCAGGGCAATCCCAAGGGCATCCGTGACTGGGACGACCTGGTGCGCGAGGACGTCACCGTCATCACCCCGAACCCGAAGACGTCGGGCGGCGCGCGGTGGAACTACCTGGCCGCGTGGGGGCAGGCGCTGAGGGGCGAGGGCGGTAGCGAGGCCCGGGCCCAGGCATACGTGGAGAAGCTGTTCCGCAACGTGCCGGTGCTCGACTCGGGCGCGAGGGGCGCCACCACCACCTTCGCCGAGCGGGGCCTGGGGGACGTGCTCCTCGCATGGGAGAACGAGGCCTCCCTCCTCATCCGCGAGGTGGGGCAGGCGCGCTTCGAGGTCGTCATTCCCTCGGTGAGCATCCTCGCCGAGCCACCCGTCGCCGTGGTGGACCCCAACGTGGACCGCAAGGGCACCCGGGCCGTGGCGGAGGCGTACCTGGCGTACCTCTATTCGGACGAGGGCCAGGAGATCGCGGCGCGGCACCACTTCCGGCCGCGCTCGGAGGTCGTGGCCGCGAGGCATGTGTCCGACTTCCCCGGTTTGAAGCGCCTCACGTTGGCGGAAGTCGCGGGCGACTGGCGGCGGGCGCAGGCCACGCACTTCGCCGACGGCGGCCTCTTCGACCGCATCTACGCGCCCCGCGCGGACTGA